A single genomic interval of Pyrobaculum arsenaticum DSM 13514 harbors:
- a CDS encoding TRASH domain-containing protein yields MPFELKVTRAIDLRCSNCGKVITGEPIVVKTCCVNKPWVFCSRECYKQFVAKWTRNQDAGKGGGTLRKVVF; encoded by the coding sequence ATGCCCTTCGAGCTTAAGGTAACGAGGGCCATAGACCTGAGGTGTAGCAACTGCGGTAAGGTCATCACGGGGGAGCCCATCGTTGTGAAGACGTGTTGCGTCAACAAGCCCTGGGTATTCTGCTCTAGGGAGTGCTACAAGCAGTTCGTGGCAAAGTGGACGAGGAACCAAGACGCAGGTAAGGGAGGGGGCACGCTCAGGAAAGTAGTATTCTAG
- a CDS encoding pyridoxal phosphate-dependent decarboxylase family protein: MTIKLPSRGLSKEEILQKLRGYSADDADPFSGKLFTIAFEPGVNELREIAFEAMKMFAFKNILDFTEFPSAIRMEKDIVDIAKSLMQGDEEVTGTFTFGGTESIFLAVKAARDRFLLSRGTITIPEIVMPVTGHPAYDKAAEYMGLRVKRVRVDEKTLTADVNAINEAITENTAMIVASAPNWPFGTIDPVKELADLALEKNIWLHVDACVGGFVLPFMKKLGENIPSFDFSIEGVTSISLDPHKYAYTPIGASVILFKKKFYKMFSQYANLRWPGYPIVNPAVLSSRTEATLAAAWAVLHFLGEEGYTELARRIIVARNKIVRGLRELGYNIMGEPTVIAAFTSSELNLFRLSDEMGKRGWLLLPQKGIPNMNIPPSIHLTITPIHDKLADIMLGDLKTATEEVKRLPPSEAEGLLEIFTAVFSMITPGEMDLATLGRIFAELEKTLSTYGDRILKILGLEKGFPKEMAMIYQLLASLPPEIAELLANYVVIEIFHRGI, from the coding sequence ATGACAATCAAATTGCCGTCACGAGGTTTAAGTAAAGAGGAGATATTGCAAAAGTTGAGAGGATACTCTGCTGATGATGCTGACCCCTTTAGTGGTAAGTTATTTACCATAGCTTTTGAGCCTGGTGTTAACGAGCTTAGAGAAATTGCTTTTGAGGCGATGAAAATGTTTGCCTTCAAAAATATCCTTGACTTTACGGAGTTTCCCAGCGCGATAAGAATGGAGAAAGACATCGTAGATATAGCGAAATCCTTAATGCAGGGAGATGAAGAAGTTACGGGTACTTTCACTTTTGGCGGCACGGAGAGTATTTTTCTTGCGGTGAAAGCGGCGAGGGATAGATTTCTACTTAGCAGAGGCACTATTACAATACCAGAGATAGTAATGCCTGTTACGGGGCACCCAGCATATGATAAGGCGGCTGAATATATGGGTCTCAGAGTTAAAAGAGTAAGGGTCGACGAGAAAACGCTAACTGCTGATGTTAATGCAATAAACGAGGCGATTACAGAAAACACTGCCATGATCGTGGCGTCGGCCCCTAATTGGCCTTTTGGCACTATAGATCCAGTGAAAGAGCTGGCTGATCTGGCTCTGGAAAAGAATATATGGCTACATGTAGATGCATGTGTTGGTGGGTTTGTATTGCCCTTCATGAAAAAGCTGGGTGAGAACATCCCTAGCTTTGATTTTAGTATTGAGGGAGTTACATCTATCTCGCTAGATCCGCATAAATATGCATATACACCAATTGGCGCATCAGTAATACTCTTTAAAAAGAAGTTTTACAAGATGTTTTCTCAATATGCAAATCTTAGATGGCCTGGGTATCCGATAGTAAATCCGGCTGTTCTTTCTTCTCGTACAGAGGCCACGCTAGCGGCGGCTTGGGCTGTTCTACACTTCCTAGGCGAGGAGGGTTACACAGAACTGGCGAGGCGAATCATAGTTGCGAGAAATAAAATAGTGAGGGGTCTCAGGGAATTGGGTTATAATATTATGGGTGAGCCTACAGTTATTGCCGCTTTTACCTCAAGTGAGCTTAACTTATTTAGATTAAGTGATGAAATGGGTAAGAGAGGTTGGTTATTGCTCCCACAGAAAGGGATACCAAATATGAATATTCCCCCGAGTATCCATCTAACAATAACTCCGATACATGACAAGCTCGCAGATATTATGCTTGGTGATTTGAAAACAGCCACTGAAGAGGTTAAAAGGCTACCTCCCAGCGAAGCAGAGGGCTTGTTAGAGATCTTCACTGCTGTGTTTAGCATGATAACCCCAGGTGAAATGGACCTGGCAACGCTGGGAAGAATCTTTGCAGAACTAGAAAAGACTCTAAGCACGTATGGTGATAGGATATTGAAGATATTGGGTTTAGAAAAGGGCTTTCCTAAAGAGATGGCAATGATATACCAACTCCTTGCCTCGCTTCCACCTGAAATAGCAGAATTGCTAGCTAACTATGTCGTAATTGAGATCTTCCATAGAGGTATCTAA
- a CDS encoding ABC transporter ATP-binding protein, with product MIRAEGLDAGYGKLQVLFGVDFVAEPGKITAVVGPNGSGKSTLLKAIAGIAKTFSGRVYVGGVDVTNMPPHERARLGLAYLQQVKNVFQNLTVEENLKMAAYALDEGKYRQRLEEVLGLVPIKPYLKRRALELSGGWRQMVAVAMALMRDAKFFMFDEPTAQLSPKFASEILAIVKRLADMGYTVVLAEQNAKKALEISNTAYLLVSGRVSYSGPAQALLENRELGRLYLGLA from the coding sequence ATGATCCGGGCAGAGGGCCTAGACGCCGGCTACGGCAAGTTGCAGGTGTTGTTCGGGGTCGACTTCGTGGCCGAGCCGGGGAAAATCACGGCCGTGGTTGGGCCTAACGGCAGCGGGAAGTCCACGTTGTTGAAGGCAATAGCGGGTATCGCGAAGACCTTCTCCGGGAGGGTATACGTGGGCGGGGTCGACGTCACCAACATGCCGCCTCACGAGAGGGCGAGGCTGGGGCTAGCCTATTTGCAACAAGTCAAGAACGTGTTCCAAAACCTGACGGTGGAGGAGAACTTGAAGATGGCCGCCTACGCCCTAGACGAGGGGAAGTACAGGCAGAGGCTGGAGGAGGTGCTGGGGCTAGTCCCCATAAAGCCATATCTTAAGAGGAGGGCTCTTGAGCTGAGCGGCGGGTGGAGGCAGATGGTGGCGGTGGCGATGGCCCTTATGAGAGATGCCAAGTTCTTCATGTTCGACGAGCCCACCGCCCAGCTCTCTCCTAAGTTCGCCTCTGAGATCTTGGCCATTGTGAAGCGCCTAGCAGACATGGGGTACACGGTGGTCCTGGCGGAGCAGAACGCGAAAAAGGCACTAGAAATATCAAACACGGCGTACCTCCTCGTGTCGGGAAGAGTAAGCTACTCAGGCCCAGCACAGGCATTGTTAGAAAACAGAGAGTTAGGCCGGCTCTATCTTGGGTTGGCCTGA
- a CDS encoding ABC transporter ATP-binding protein yields MRSGPLLRAEGVVKKFGGLTALDGATVEVKAGFFTLLAGPNGSGKTTLINVITGLLTADGGRILYEGRDITKLPPHERRRLGIFRTFQTPRLAQRLTVLDNVVVGALERERPALGRWYGRERELEDLAFRALKLVNLDHMWDRPAGELSGGQMKLLELARLIVSGARVMLLDEPAAGLNPALAKELFKHLKNIASSGVALLVVEHRLDIAVDYADYAYFMHEGKVVVEGSPREVFENPLVAQIYLGG; encoded by the coding sequence ATGAGATCTGGGCCATTGTTAAGGGCTGAGGGGGTTGTAAAGAAGTTCGGCGGCTTAACCGCTCTGGACGGCGCCACCGTCGAGGTCAAGGCCGGTTTTTTCACCCTCCTCGCGGGGCCCAACGGATCTGGCAAGACCACCCTCATAAACGTGATAACAGGTTTGCTGACGGCGGATGGGGGGAGGATTTTGTACGAGGGCCGAGACATCACTAAGCTCCCCCCACACGAGAGGAGGCGTCTGGGGATATTTCGCACCTTCCAGACGCCGAGGCTGGCCCAAAGGCTTACCGTACTGGACAACGTGGTGGTGGGCGCGCTGGAAAGGGAGAGGCCGGCTCTGGGCCGCTGGTACGGGAGGGAGAGGGAGCTGGAGGACTTGGCGTTTAGGGCGTTGAAGCTCGTGAACCTTGACCACATGTGGGATAGGCCGGCGGGGGAGCTCAGCGGTGGTCAGATGAAGTTGCTGGAGCTCGCGAGGCTTATAGTATCGGGGGCCCGCGTCATGCTCCTCGACGAGCCTGCCGCCGGGCTGAACCCGGCGTTGGCGAAGGAGCTGTTTAAGCACTTAAAAAACATTGCGAGTAGCGGCGTCGCCCTGCTGGTGGTGGAGCACCGGCTCGACATAGCGGTGGACTACGCGGACTACGCGTACTTCATGCACGAGGGGAAGGTGGTGGTCGAGGGCTCTCCGAGAGAGGTATTTGAAAACCCGCTGGTGGCGCAGATATACCTGGGGGGATGA
- a CDS encoding ABC transporter substrate-binding protein has translation MRWIIPLAVLLVVILGVVAFLLMSPPPSAGGTTSPTPTSTSQPPATTPKPTTTTQSPTTTTTTATTTQTAQPTYKWRLVGMYIASEDRVVTGDIPAQKPPSGYLTPVIVNATPTEATTVVEIGVLQPLSGRLASLGELSAAAAQLAEQDVNRYLSSINAPFRVRVVVADTAADPTKALDQMKALHSRGVKFYIVRTSGEVRAMKSYADENKLLTISVSSTAPALAIPGDYVFRLPPDDNKQVRAISKIIQDSGVKAVVAIWRNDDWGNGLVRGLENMSRARGFEVIRAASYDPQKGEFSTEVGVLARLVKDAIGKYGADKVAVVAFGFAELQTIFLTAKNYPELRSVKWFGADGSTGLSELLVPDAAEFAVSVGGFVSPKFAPARSPYYERVRSYILERYKREPDSYAYNAYDAVWLITYSILKAGSADSEAVWRVFPQVAANYFGASGYTKLNEAGDRDSADYEIWAIVKG, from the coding sequence ATGAGGTGGATAATCCCATTGGCAGTGCTCCTAGTGGTAATACTTGGAGTTGTGGCGTTTTTGCTAATGTCTCCCCCGCCCTCTGCCGGGGGCACCACGTCGCCCACGCCTACCTCCACATCTCAACCCCCGGCAACGACGCCGAAACCTACCACGACGACACAGTCGCCGACTACTACCACAACAACGGCGACTACCACCCAGACGGCGCAGCCCACTTACAAGTGGCGGCTCGTCGGCATGTACATCGCCTCAGAAGACAGGGTGGTTACTGGTGACATACCCGCCCAGAAGCCGCCCAGCGGCTACCTCACGCCTGTTATCGTCAACGCGACCCCCACAGAGGCCACTACGGTGGTTGAAATTGGAGTGCTGCAACCGCTCAGCGGTCGCCTCGCCTCTCTGGGAGAGCTCTCAGCCGCGGCGGCCCAACTGGCGGAGCAGGACGTGAATAGGTACTTGTCCAGCATAAACGCCCCATTTAGGGTGAGGGTTGTGGTCGCCGACACGGCGGCTGACCCCACAAAGGCGCTGGACCAGATGAAGGCTCTGCACAGCAGAGGCGTGAAGTTCTACATCGTGAGGACGTCGGGCGAGGTGAGGGCGATGAAGTCCTACGCCGACGAGAACAAGCTGTTGACCATTTCCGTGTCCTCCACGGCCCCGGCCCTCGCAATACCGGGCGACTACGTCTTTAGGCTACCGCCAGACGACAACAAGCAAGTGAGGGCTATTTCAAAAATTATCCAAGACAGCGGGGTGAAGGCTGTGGTGGCTATTTGGCGCAACGACGACTGGGGCAACGGCCTAGTTAGGGGGCTTGAGAACATGAGCCGCGCGAGGGGGTTTGAGGTGATTAGGGCTGCCTCGTACGACCCGCAGAAGGGCGAGTTCTCAACTGAGGTGGGGGTCTTGGCTAGGCTGGTTAAAGACGCCATTGGCAAGTACGGCGCTGATAAGGTGGCGGTGGTTGCCTTCGGCTTCGCGGAGCTCCAGACGATTTTCCTCACCGCGAAGAACTATCCTGAGCTTAGATCTGTGAAGTGGTTCGGCGCCGACGGCTCTACGGGGCTGTCTGAGCTTCTCGTCCCAGACGCGGCGGAGTTCGCGGTGTCTGTGGGCGGCTTCGTGAGCCCCAAGTTCGCGCCTGCGAGGAGCCCCTACTACGAGAGGGTGAGGAGCTACATTTTGGAGAGGTATAAGAGGGAGCCCGACTCCTACGCCTACAACGCCTACGACGCGGTTTGGCTCATTACGTACTCCATACTCAAGGCCGGCTCTGCCGACAGCGAGGCTGTCTGGCGGGTGTTCCCCCAGGTGGCGGCGAATTACTTCGGCGCTTCTGGCTACACTAAGCTCAACGAGGCTGGCGACAGGGACAGCGCCGATTATGAGATCTGGGCCATTGTTAAGGGCTGA
- a CDS encoding branched-chain amino acid ABC transporter permease — protein MNIAVIFLALIAAWALISLPFTPREVIDSVLYASLLVLASIGLTLTYQTTKVPNFAHGVFLNLGVMSALTIAQVYKTAAYYALPLAVVLGALAALLLYLFLIPLYRRGVSQEVMMMATMAYNIVYIGILNAFADWAGRTWGIFTRGITIIPYDVNLAGLRGVYIFAPATAAAITLVLYIFLNRTKPGTALRAAVENEDLARSLGIDVEKMYAVAWILAGAVAGMAGVFLPLYIEATPEVGWLMLASFFAASIVGGLSSIYGAVVGGVLMGFVEVLGTFQFAMFLNWLLGVPPYVITAYRPLVPLLAIAIALIIAPRGILGR, from the coding sequence ATGAACATAGCAGTAATATTTTTGGCGTTGATAGCCGCGTGGGCGTTGATATCTCTACCATTTACTCCAAGAGAGGTTATCGACTCGGTACTATACGCATCTCTCCTCGTCTTGGCCTCTATAGGGCTCACCCTCACCTACCAGACCACCAAGGTCCCGAACTTTGCCCACGGAGTTTTTCTCAACCTAGGCGTCATGTCCGCCTTGACCATCGCGCAGGTGTACAAGACAGCGGCGTACTACGCCCTACCCCTCGCCGTGGTGCTTGGGGCCCTCGCGGCCCTCCTCCTGTATCTGTTCCTCATACCACTCTACCGCCGCGGAGTCTCCCAGGAGGTCATGATGATGGCCACCATGGCCTACAACATCGTGTATATAGGAATCCTCAACGCCTTCGCCGACTGGGCAGGAAGGACGTGGGGCATATTCACGAGAGGCATCACCATAATCCCATACGACGTAAACCTGGCGGGTCTGCGCGGCGTGTACATATTCGCGCCGGCCACAGCCGCGGCGATAACCCTAGTCCTCTACATCTTCTTAAACAGAACTAAACCAGGCACCGCGCTAAGGGCGGCAGTCGAAAACGAGGACTTGGCTAGATCCTTAGGAATAGATGTTGAGAAAATGTACGCCGTGGCCTGGATCCTCGCGGGAGCCGTTGCAGGTATGGCGGGGGTATTCCTCCCACTCTACATAGAAGCGACGCCAGAAGTGGGGTGGCTAATGCTGGCTAGCTTCTTCGCCGCCAGCATAGTAGGCGGCCTTAGCAGTATCTACGGCGCAGTCGTCGGAGGCGTCTTAATGGGATTCGTGGAGGTACTCGGAACCTTCCAGTTCGCCATGTTCCTGAACTGGCTCCTCGGCGTGCCTCCCTACGTCATCACCGCCTACAGGCCGCTGGTACCCCTCCTCGCCATAGCCATAGCCCTGATAATAGCGCCAAGAGGCATCTTGGGAAGATGA
- a CDS encoding branched-chain amino acid ABC transporter permease codes for MRQFVGLIIYALSVAAVAAAGRDVQSYLLTTIVDVAIYLIITLSLNLEAGIGGIPNFGRVLTVAFGAYMAGGVIGRIALWAKGMSYDYIYDNAAAVSALSKSMTAVDAAAMLALGVAISIAVGASLGLIASLPARRLSADYLAITLLAFGDVAYYIGLNYEPLVGGTLGVSAPPIYEKLFGGGTMRLIGAVAVSAGAALLVYLLIQRLSQSPFGRILRIHREDPELVSVLGRDPAYIRAWTMAIGGAVSAVAGLLYALYAGAVHPRGFERINFTFYPWLIMILGGMGNNLGVVNGVFIFVVIYRILDIFKYEIGNAVGFDPVWLGYMLFGGLAMLVIALAPRGLVPEKAEPVVGGRRVTPPPQGQTQSRRE; via the coding sequence ATGAGGCAGTTCGTAGGGCTCATAATATACGCCCTAAGCGTGGCGGCAGTCGCCGCCGCCGGCCGCGACGTCCAGAGCTACTTGCTCACTACAATAGTCGACGTCGCCATATACCTGATAATAACCCTCTCGCTCAACCTCGAGGCCGGGATAGGGGGGATACCCAACTTCGGGAGGGTCCTCACAGTCGCCTTCGGCGCGTACATGGCCGGAGGGGTAATTGGGCGGATTGCGCTGTGGGCTAAGGGCATGAGCTACGACTACATCTACGACAACGCCGCGGCGGTCTCCGCCTTGTCCAAGTCTATGACCGCCGTAGACGCGGCGGCGATGCTGGCGCTGGGAGTGGCGATATCAATCGCCGTCGGGGCGTCCCTGGGGCTAATCGCCTCGCTACCGGCCAGGAGGCTCTCCGCGGACTACCTCGCCATAACCCTACTCGCCTTCGGCGACGTGGCGTACTACATCGGTCTCAACTACGAGCCTCTGGTAGGCGGCACCCTCGGCGTCTCCGCGCCTCCAATCTACGAGAAGTTGTTTGGAGGCGGCACCATGCGGCTCATCGGGGCGGTGGCGGTGTCTGCCGGCGCCGCCTTATTGGTGTACCTACTTATACAGAGGCTTTCCCAGTCCCCATTTGGCAGAATACTCCGCATACACAGGGAAGACCCCGAGCTTGTGTCTGTGCTGGGCAGAGACCCCGCCTACATCAGGGCGTGGACTATGGCCATCGGAGGGGCCGTCTCCGCCGTGGCGGGGTTGCTATACGCCCTCTACGCCGGCGCCGTGCACCCGAGAGGCTTCGAGAGGATAAACTTCACCTTCTACCCCTGGCTCATAATGATACTCGGCGGCATGGGCAACAACCTAGGCGTAGTCAACGGCGTATTCATCTTTGTTGTGATATACAGGATTCTAGACATCTTCAAGTACGAAATAGGAAACGCCGTGGGGTTCGACCCAGTGTGGCTAGGCTACATGCTATTCGGCGGGCTGGCCATGTTGGTCATAGCCCTCGCCCCCCGCGGACTAGTCCCAGAAAAAGCCGAGCCCGTAGTAGGCGGAAGAAGAGTCACTCCCCCACCACAAGGTCAAACTCAGAGCCGTCGAGAATAA
- a CDS encoding ATP-binding cassette domain-containing protein, with product MASLKVEGLRARRGSFTVVVDRLEVNSIVAVVGRNGSGKTTLLDAVAGFIKAEGRVEVCGEDVSALPPERRRLAYVQSVPVDPPMRVDKFLMYVARRHGTVGEVHNVAEVLGVKDLLKRSEGLSAGQKQLVNLAAALLARPCAFLMDEPTSHLDWVNKKAFDDVLKRLGVPILFVTHDPVEALYVADRLCVMEEGRLRCLADMPPLDVSGLVGEVQNLLRLNR from the coding sequence ATGGCGTCTCTCAAAGTAGAGGGTCTTAGGGCGAGGAGGGGGAGCTTCACGGTGGTTGTGGACAGGCTCGAGGTCAACTCTATTGTGGCGGTGGTGGGGAGGAACGGCTCTGGTAAGACCACCCTCCTAGACGCCGTGGCGGGGTTCATCAAGGCCGAGGGCAGGGTGGAGGTTTGTGGGGAGGATGTCTCGGCCCTCCCGCCGGAGAGGCGGAGGCTCGCATACGTCCAATCGGTGCCGGTGGACCCGCCGATGAGGGTGGACAAGTTCCTCATGTACGTGGCGCGGAGGCATGGCACGGTGGGGGAGGTGCACAACGTGGCGGAGGTGTTGGGGGTAAAGGACTTGTTGAAGAGGAGCGAGGGCCTCTCCGCTGGCCAGAAGCAACTGGTTAATCTTGCCGCCGCCCTCCTGGCTAGGCCCTGCGCCTTTCTCATGGATGAGCCCACTTCTCATCTGGACTGGGTCAACAAGAAGGCTTTTGACGACGTGTTGAAGAGGCTTGGGGTGCCGATTCTCTTCGTGACGCACGACCCTGTGGAGGCGCTGTACGTGGCGGATAGGCTGTGCGTCATGGAGGAGGGCAGGCTCCGTTGCCTCGCCGACATGCCGCCGCTTGACGTATCGGGGCTCGTCGGGGAGGTGCAAAACTTATTAAGGCTGAACCGGTGA
- a CDS encoding sulfate ABC transporter permease codes for MDALLFLAVGAAGLLLMLLVFLPIYFVTWSMPPGFFEAFLYTALFGAAAAALSLLPGLAAALASRRGGVVGALSQVLYVPAVVPPTSVGVLLLASFNLPRALCINGVGAFCPLRDLPAYVVNQPLGVLIAMTVMALPVSYAVFEGALREERAELYFRSLGFSGFSLLFMILLSMRRAALTAFVFAWVRSFGELGVLLVFASYPVTASIYIYNAWLTYGVGAAVGASLATALVSIGVAYLARWRLSK; via the coding sequence GTGGACGCGCTCTTGTTTTTGGCTGTTGGGGCGGCAGGTTTGCTTTTGATGTTGTTGGTGTTTTTGCCTATTTATTTCGTGACGTGGTCTATGCCTCCTGGCTTTTTTGAGGCTTTTCTGTATACTGCTCTTTTCGGCGCGGCCGCCGCTGCGCTTTCCCTATTGCCGGGCCTGGCGGCTGCGCTGGCATCAAGGAGGGGGGGCGTCGTGGGCGCGCTTTCCCAGGTGTTGTACGTACCTGCGGTGGTGCCCCCGACATCTGTGGGGGTTTTGTTGCTGGCGTCTTTCAACCTGCCGCGGGCTCTCTGCATAAATGGCGTCGGGGCCTTCTGCCCTTTGAGGGACCTCCCGGCATATGTGGTGAACCAACCTCTGGGCGTCCTTATCGCCATGACGGTGATGGCTCTGCCCGTGTCATACGCAGTTTTCGAGGGGGCGCTGAGGGAGGAGAGGGCTGAGCTCTATTTCCGATCGCTGGGCTTTTCCGGTTTTTCTCTGTTGTTCATGATTCTGCTGTCTATGCGCCGCGCTGCCCTCACAGCCTTCGTCTTTGCTTGGGTTAGGAGCTTCGGCGAGCTGGGGGTGTTGCTCGTATTTGCGTCGTATCCCGTAACGGCGTCGATATACATCTACAACGCTTGGCTGACCTACGGCGTGGGAGCCGCCGTGGGGGCTTCCCTGGCCACTGCCCTGGTGTCGATTGGGGTTGCCTACTTGGCGAGATGGCGTCTCTCAAAGTAG
- a CDS encoding ABC transporter substrate-binding protein, whose protein sequence is MKTRLIITAAVLIIAATAALLLPRPESPLPGPTSPTATAQPPTAGGAVSGFVAPTLIAIAKAAASKAGLDPGGIRSVGSVEGLRLIQQGNVPDVYASVDIELLPDIKKTNPRQVFVIGRFNLTITCLKPLRDVADLLSRRQALADPYKAPIGYRTLAAAWLLKKQGAADLTPLYEEVGVKYAETPRGVNITTPIALKNTPRVVVAPNLDGAWAQLETGGADCAFAYTPFLINKGVEIGERLGETALWVAYRARASFGEVYVYSLKPPLSFAEDPPYEIYVIFVDAAGKVVKTLRVGRFEAFAASYSEKGDRVLEAMKSLDLASFGFTK, encoded by the coding sequence ATGAAAACTAGACTTATAATTACGGCGGCTGTGCTAATAATCGCGGCAACCGCCGCTTTGCTACTCCCCAGGCCAGAATCGCCGCTCCCTGGACCCACCTCTCCCACGGCCACGGCCCAGCCCCCCACAGCCGGCGGCGCGGTGAGCGGGTTCGTCGCCCCCACCCTCATCGCGATAGCCAAGGCCGCGGCGTCCAAGGCAGGCCTTGACCCGGGTGGGATCCGTTCGGTGGGATCCGTCGAGGGTCTTAGGCTAATACAGCAGGGCAACGTGCCGGACGTCTACGCCTCTGTGGATATAGAGCTCCTTCCCGATATAAAGAAGACAAACCCGAGGCAGGTATTCGTAATAGGGAGGTTCAACCTGACTATTACGTGTCTCAAGCCGCTGAGAGATGTCGCCGATTTGCTGAGCCGGAGGCAGGCCTTAGCCGATCCGTACAAGGCCCCCATCGGCTACAGGACCCTAGCCGCGGCGTGGCTCCTCAAGAAGCAGGGCGCCGCCGACTTGACCCCGCTCTACGAGGAGGTGGGGGTGAAATACGCCGAGACGCCGCGAGGGGTCAACATCACGACGCCCATAGCCCTCAAGAACACCCCCAGGGTGGTGGTGGCGCCTAACCTAGACGGCGCCTGGGCCCAGCTGGAGACAGGAGGGGCCGACTGCGCCTTCGCCTACACCCCCTTCCTCATAAACAAGGGGGTGGAGATAGGGGAGAGGCTAGGGGAAACGGCGCTCTGGGTGGCGTACAGGGCTAGAGCATCCTTCGGCGAGGTATACGTGTACTCCCTCAAGCCGCCCCTCAGCTTTGCCGAGGATCCGCCCTACGAGATATATGTCATCTTTGTAGACGCGGCGGGCAAGGTGGTGAAGACGCTGAGGGTAGGCCGCTTCGAGGCCTTCGCCGCCAGCTACTCAGAGAAGGGCGACAGGGTGCTAGAAGCGATGAAGAGCCTAGACTTGGCCAGCTTCGGATTTACAAAGTAG
- a CDS encoding ACT domain-containing protein, producing MLKREIFLIANGTGAKLGEFLIELNFDQPGILATLSNIFAEHDVNVINVAIDSSRLTIHYIVDLAVVADDQLKEIPKQLQMFAFVKKVRYRTSNAPLFVPRWITHVINGKPALSLEKELVAYLNDPSKLAEEIAKRDAKTVKELAHAVDPVTLEEAIYIAQLRGLLSVEATEVKQGRLRARLCNLAHPIARRYLEVFTTEIGASAKLAEEGPCLVLES from the coding sequence ATGCTTAAACGTGAGATATTTCTAATAGCAAACGGCACCGGGGCCAAGCTCGGGGAGTTCCTAATCGAGCTCAACTTCGACCAGCCCGGGATCTTGGCCACCCTCTCCAACATCTTCGCAGAACACGACGTCAACGTCATCAACGTCGCCATCGATAGCAGTAGGCTCACCATCCACTACATCGTCGACCTCGCCGTGGTAGCCGACGACCAGCTCAAAGAAATACCAAAACAACTCCAGATGTTCGCATTCGTAAAGAAGGTGAGGTACAGGACCTCGAACGCCCCCCTCTTCGTCCCCAGGTGGATCACCCACGTCATAAACGGCAAGCCAGCCCTATCCCTAGAGAAGGAGCTGGTGGCCTACCTAAACGACCCCTCGAAACTCGCCGAGGAAATCGCCAAAAGAGACGCAAAGACGGTAAAAGAACTAGCCCACGCCGTCGACCCCGTGACCCTGGAAGAGGCCATCTACATCGCCCAGCTCAGAGGTCTCCTATCAGTAGAGGCAACGGAGGTCAAGCAGGGCAGACTCAGGGCAAGACTCTGCAACCTAGCCCACCCCATCGCCAGGAGGTACCTAGAAGTCTTCACAACAGAAATAGGGGCAAGCGCCAAGCTGGCGGAGGAGGGGCCCTGCCTAGTGCTAGAATCCTAA